One Lacipirellulaceae bacterium DNA window includes the following coding sequences:
- a CDS encoding PSD1 and planctomycete cytochrome C domain-containing protein: MSNGHALQLLIIIATSLLLSVTTQAAETIDFNQEVRPILSNHCFQCHGPDEHHQEAGVRLDMPGHVDLEEVVARITSKEEYEVMPPPEAHKPLKPEQIETLKRWISAGAPYQEHWAFVPPAAPQVPEVASSTWSEQPIDQFVLERLEKKELRPSASADKRTLLRRVTFDLTGLPPTLSELRAFLSDDSENAYEQVVERLLASPHYGEHMARYWLDLVRFADTNGLHHDHYREMTPYRDWVIRAFNDNLPLDEFIKYQVAGDLFESPTIDQQIASGFNRLHLIIDRGTALPEESFNRNVVDRVSAVGTAFMGLTLQCAVCHDHKYDPITQKDFYQLYAFFNNFDGEPETGWRDGVHFYRGLQPPYLELPSPEQEKQLEELEAAIKKVERQIAELNKQQLQTSLTDEQENATSDAGALAKKLESLKASRDELLKQIPATLVMKEREEPRPAHILLRGVYDQLGEQVERDTPSFLPPMKKQEGLKTRMDLAEWLVEPDHPLTARVAVNRFWQQLFGVGLVKTSEDFGAQGQVPSHPKLLDYLTIEFVESGWDVKKLMRQMVLSKTYQQSSRADRERFINDPENRLLSRGSRFRLDAEVIRDQIFSTTGLLNDELYGRSVKPPQPEGLWEVVSMPSSYPNKYDPDSGEKIYRRSVYTFWKRSIPPPQMSIFDAPTRESCIARRERTNTPLQALLLMNEQQFFAAATHYAQGLLQQELTDRERIALAYESITAHPPNAEVGERLIAGLHGFRAFYQSEAEEAKQLVEKNSQALQVVSLSAEDHSELAAWTMVVHSILNLDTTKTRE, encoded by the coding sequence ATGTCTAACGGTCACGCTTTACAACTTCTGATTATTATCGCCACTTCGTTGCTTCTGTCTGTAACGACGCAGGCTGCGGAAACGATCGACTTTAACCAAGAAGTTCGTCCGATTCTTTCGAATCACTGCTTCCAATGTCACGGGCCGGACGAACATCACCAGGAAGCAGGTGTTCGGCTCGATATGCCAGGGCATGTCGACCTCGAAGAGGTTGTCGCCCGCATCACGTCCAAGGAAGAATACGAGGTGATGCCCCCGCCTGAAGCCCACAAACCGCTCAAACCCGAACAGATTGAGACGCTGAAACGCTGGATTTCTGCAGGTGCTCCCTATCAAGAGCATTGGGCTTTTGTTCCGCCGGCCGCGCCACAAGTCCCCGAAGTCGCTTCCTCGACTTGGAGCGAACAACCGATCGATCAATTCGTCCTTGAGCGGTTAGAGAAAAAAGAGCTTCGTCCTTCCGCGAGTGCTGACAAAAGGACACTCCTGCGGCGTGTCACCTTCGACTTGACGGGGCTTCCCCCGACGCTGTCAGAGCTTCGTGCATTCCTGAGCGATGATTCAGAGAATGCTTACGAGCAGGTTGTGGAACGACTGCTCGCTTCGCCCCATTACGGCGAGCACATGGCGCGTTATTGGCTTGATTTGGTCCGTTTCGCCGACACCAACGGACTGCATCACGATCACTACCGCGAGATGACGCCCTATCGCGACTGGGTCATCCGGGCCTTCAATGATAACCTGCCGTTGGACGAATTCATCAAGTATCAAGTCGCCGGCGATCTCTTCGAGTCGCCCACGATTGATCAGCAGATTGCTTCAGGCTTCAATCGACTGCACCTTATCATTGACCGAGGCACTGCGCTACCCGAGGAGAGCTTCAATCGCAACGTGGTCGATCGCGTCTCGGCGGTGGGGACCGCCTTCATGGGACTCACTCTGCAATGTGCCGTCTGCCACGACCACAAGTACGATCCGATTACCCAGAAAGATTTCTATCAGCTCTACGCCTTCTTCAACAACTTTGATGGCGAACCAGAGACGGGCTGGAGAGACGGGGTTCATTTCTATCGCGGCTTGCAGCCGCCCTATCTTGAGCTTCCTTCTCCCGAGCAAGAGAAGCAGTTGGAAGAGCTCGAGGCCGCGATCAAAAAAGTCGAACGGCAAATCGCCGAACTGAACAAGCAGCAGCTTCAGACTTCCCTCACTGATGAGCAGGAAAACGCAACGAGCGATGCCGGGGCACTAGCGAAGAAACTGGAAAGTCTGAAGGCGAGCCGTGACGAACTCCTCAAGCAGATTCCTGCAACACTTGTGATGAAGGAACGCGAGGAGCCTCGCCCCGCACATATTCTGCTTCGTGGGGTCTACGACCAACTTGGTGAACAGGTCGAACGAGATACGCCCAGCTTCCTGCCACCCATGAAAAAGCAGGAAGGTTTGAAGACGCGAATGGACTTGGCGGAGTGGCTAGTTGAGCCGGACCACCCGCTCACTGCTCGCGTTGCCGTCAATCGGTTCTGGCAGCAACTGTTCGGCGTGGGGCTCGTGAAAACTTCGGAGGATTTCGGCGCGCAAGGCCAAGTCCCCAGTCACCCGAAGCTGCTTGATTATTTGACGATTGAATTCGTTGAGTCGGGTTGGGACGTCAAAAAGCTCATGCGGCAGATGGTCCTCTCGAAGACCTATCAACAGTCGTCTCGCGCAGATCGCGAGCGATTCATCAACGACCCTGAGAATCGGCTACTCTCCCGCGGCTCTCGATTCCGATTGGACGCCGAAGTGATTCGCGACCAGATCTTCTCGACGACGGGGCTACTCAACGACGAGCTCTACGGACGAAGCGTTAAACCGCCCCAGCCTGAGGGGCTCTGGGAAGTTGTTTCGATGCCGAGCTCCTATCCTAATAAGTACGACCCTGACTCCGGAGAGAAAATCTATCGCCGTAGCGTCTACACGTTCTGGAAACGCTCGATTCCTCCCCCTCAGATGTCGATTTTCGATGCGCCAACTCGAGAAAGCTGCATCGCGCGTCGCGAACGCACGAATACCCCGTTGCAGGCTTTGCTGCTGATGAATGAGCAGCAGTTTTTCGCTGCGGCTACGCACTATGCACAGGGATTGCTCCAGCAGGAACTCACTGATCGGGAGCGCATCGCGTTGGCTTATGAAAGCATCACGGCTCATCCCCCCAATGCAGAAGTAGGGGAGCGTTTGATTGCCGGGCTGCATGGGTTCCGCGCTTTTTACCAATCAGAAGCGGAAGAAGCCAAACAACTTGTTGAGAAAAACTCGCAAGCCCTTCAGGTAGTTTCCTTGTCCGCAGAGGACCACAGTGAACTGGCGGCTTGGACGATGGTCGTCCATTCGATCTTGAACCTCGACACAACGAAAACGCGGGAATAG
- a CDS encoding GDSL-type esterase/lipase family protein, giving the protein MIWLPRASAGRNAKRLLCGLILSIAWFGGAEMGACKGTPSDVTGVADPQTYLQEIVSELQKKWPKNRTITIVFHGHSVPTGYFRTGQVRPFDSYPHLSHVALQKRYPTSVIEIIRTGIGGENSVKGAQRFEKDVLAKNPDVVAIDYSLNDRHLGLEQPRKAWESMILQAKEAGVKVILLTPTADQRAKLNDPSDPLTQHAEQVRALAAKNGVALADSYDVFQRYVADGKQLGPVMSQGNHPNRKGHEMVVPMITKWFFEPAKVLPATARTASPNKVSH; this is encoded by the coding sequence ATGATCTGGTTACCTCGGGCTAGTGCAGGACGCAACGCAAAGCGACTTCTATGTGGTCTGATTCTGAGCATCGCTTGGTTCGGCGGAGCCGAAATGGGTGCCTGCAAAGGAACACCGTCAGACGTGACAGGAGTTGCCGATCCGCAAACCTATCTGCAAGAGATCGTTAGCGAACTTCAGAAAAAATGGCCAAAGAATCGGACAATTACGATCGTCTTTCACGGCCATAGTGTCCCTACCGGATATTTTCGCACCGGTCAGGTGCGACCGTTCGATTCTTATCCCCACTTATCACACGTAGCTCTACAGAAACGATATCCAACGAGCGTCATCGAGATCATCCGCACGGGAATCGGTGGTGAAAACTCAGTGAAAGGTGCTCAAAGATTCGAAAAGGACGTCTTAGCCAAAAACCCCGATGTAGTGGCCATCGACTATTCGCTCAATGATCGTCACTTGGGTTTGGAGCAGCCGCGAAAAGCTTGGGAGAGCATGATTCTTCAGGCGAAAGAGGCTGGGGTGAAAGTAATCCTGCTGACACCGACGGCTGACCAGCGAGCGAAGCTCAATGATCCATCCGATCCCCTCACGCAACATGCGGAACAAGTACGGGCGTTGGCCGCCAAGAATGGTGTTGCGCTGGCTGACAGCTATGATGTATTCCAGAGGTATGTCGCTGATGGAAAACAACTCGGCCCCGTCATGTCGCAGGGAAACCACCCCAATCGCAAAGGGCACGAGATGGTCGTTCCCATGATCACCAAGTGGTTCTTCGAGCCTGCAAAAGTCTTGCCCGCTACCGCCAGAACGGCCTCCCCAAACAAAGTATCTCACTGA
- a CDS encoding glycoside hydrolase: MQSTTSKRVRPTPERRFRASAVLLFLGCVTFFGNTRVASAIDIGTSSAFQDQEFESWGTSLAWFGNSLGIWSNDAAHTEVMDLLFDGPNGLGFNYARYNIGGGQNPSLIGNFRPGAAVPGWVPSAPSSVTDSNTWNWNWNADIGQRKTLNSAISRGVHRVDSVSYSAPYWMTNSLDSAGAVGGGDNLPLANVNALAHYQTEVVKHFNDNLGIQFGTHNPINEADATWWQAGGQQEGMHVSTGTNQNAVYTEVGQMLASKGLGTGLAVGDEFNAASTVSAYNQYNSTTRSLIKQINTHAYGGNSTSSLQQLRNIAATEGVPLYNSEYGNNATTGLQGGIGVANRITADINTMGVNGWTFWQAVEPLSLSGAGWGLLWADYGINGSSYVVRKQYHVMRQFSSHIRPGARILNNSDIETVAAYNPGQDSTVLVFTNDETTADTNVYDLIDQTPTFTRVIRTDAAGNYVSLGPGNVVGSQITVNSPGNAVTTVVAHHRPNLIQNATFAGSGSWQTSGNVSFNASVDNTQDGSGGMVLASHIPGNSGSLRQEGIGHALRDITGKAYEFSVDAALENEVGQYGADAHIALEFYGADGQTLTHSSVLDFAESLKSNVEDANYRVFRTATVQAPAGSRYVRPVVRFGTVVPGSTGQIELDNAYLQETRFVPRARAWQGGSDGAWSQSARWQDDAATTYNSNAYFGPENSVKRTITVDSNVNVNELTLDSEAGYQFEGSGTLTLGDGSTPAKVDTRSGTHTITASTSLAGDTEFQAVDGAKLVIDGSLALNGSTLTKTGSGQLQLADGFDMGAGTLAVEASLTPSVSIGENATLDGTLEVNLAAGQQAHWGSVYTVARFTSPGQDFNSVDLPELGEETLAWEFHPSSRDVIVEVVNLVDFKRDSRIDGQDRDQWLADYGFGTGSDADQDGVASGSDFLTWQRKVDSTSQSNTLELVVDPTTGDAEIRNTTGLDFVIDSYSISSESGSLLTSWNSLDDQGVIDWIEAFPSPGRVSELNPTGDLLLADGSTMSLAGLFDTVGGTQDLQFQFRETALGTVTGRVVYVELAVPSSLASVPEPSTLALLVAGSIASFFARRRTSGGAS; encoded by the coding sequence ATGCAATCAACGACATCAAAACGAGTGAGGCCGACACCTGAAAGAAGATTTCGGGCTAGTGCGGTCCTACTCTTTCTTGGCTGTGTTACGTTCTTTGGTAACACTCGCGTAGCATCCGCAATCGATATCGGCACCAGCAGTGCTTTTCAAGACCAGGAGTTCGAGTCTTGGGGAACGTCGCTGGCGTGGTTTGGCAACTCCCTTGGTATCTGGTCCAACGACGCGGCTCACACCGAAGTGATGGACCTGTTGTTTGATGGCCCCAACGGCTTGGGCTTCAACTATGCTCGCTATAACATTGGTGGCGGGCAGAATCCCTCGCTGATTGGGAACTTCCGTCCTGGTGCGGCTGTGCCGGGCTGGGTCCCTTCGGCCCCATCCAGCGTGACCGATTCCAATACTTGGAACTGGAACTGGAACGCAGATATTGGTCAGCGAAAAACCTTAAACTCGGCGATCTCGCGTGGTGTCCATCGGGTGGATTCCGTTTCGTACTCAGCTCCTTATTGGATGACCAACAGTCTAGATTCCGCAGGCGCAGTTGGGGGCGGCGACAATCTGCCTCTCGCAAACGTCAATGCGCTGGCTCACTACCAAACTGAGGTCGTGAAGCACTTTAACGATAATCTTGGCATTCAATTCGGCACCCATAATCCCATCAACGAAGCCGATGCGACTTGGTGGCAGGCGGGGGGCCAGCAGGAAGGCATGCACGTCTCGACCGGCACTAACCAAAATGCGGTCTACACGGAAGTCGGACAGATGCTCGCTAGTAAAGGCCTAGGTACCGGTCTCGCGGTTGGCGATGAGTTCAATGCTGCAAGCACCGTCTCGGCTTACAATCAATACAACAGCACGACGCGGTCCCTGATCAAGCAAATCAACACGCACGCCTACGGAGGCAATTCGACAAGTTCGTTGCAACAGTTGAGAAACATCGCCGCGACAGAAGGCGTTCCGCTCTACAACAGCGAGTACGGTAACAACGCCACGACTGGCCTTCAGGGTGGCATCGGCGTTGCCAATCGGATTACAGCCGACATCAACACGATGGGTGTTAACGGTTGGACGTTCTGGCAGGCGGTTGAGCCGCTCTCGCTTTCAGGTGCCGGCTGGGGATTGCTGTGGGCAGACTACGGCATCAACGGCAGTTCCTACGTTGTGCGAAAGCAGTATCACGTGATGCGGCAGTTTTCATCGCACATCCGACCTGGAGCGAGAATCCTCAACAACAGCGACATTGAGACCGTTGCTGCCTACAACCCCGGGCAGGATTCGACCGTGTTGGTGTTTACCAATGACGAAACCACCGCCGACACGAATGTCTATGACTTGATTGATCAAACGCCGACCTTCACTCGTGTCATTCGCACCGACGCAGCAGGCAACTACGTGAGCCTCGGACCGGGCAACGTGGTCGGGAGCCAGATCACGGTCAACTCGCCGGGCAACGCGGTCACCACGGTTGTGGCCCATCATCGCCCGAACTTAATCCAGAACGCCACCTTCGCGGGTAGCGGTAGTTGGCAGACTTCCGGTAACGTCAGTTTCAATGCGTCAGTGGACAACACCCAGGATGGGAGTGGCGGAATGGTGCTGGCCTCGCACATCCCCGGCAATTCCGGTTCGCTGCGTCAGGAGGGAATCGGTCACGCTCTCCGTGACATCACTGGGAAAGCGTACGAGTTCTCCGTTGATGCAGCACTTGAAAACGAAGTTGGCCAGTACGGTGCCGATGCGCACATTGCGCTCGAATTCTATGGCGCTGATGGCCAAACGCTTACACATTCCTCGGTGCTCGATTTCGCGGAGTCGCTCAAGAGCAATGTGGAAGATGCCAACTATCGAGTCTTTCGCACGGCTACCGTCCAAGCGCCTGCTGGCTCGCGTTACGTCCGTCCGGTCGTTCGTTTTGGGACAGTCGTCCCCGGCAGCACCGGACAAATCGAACTCGACAACGCTTACCTGCAAGAAACGCGTTTTGTCCCCAGGGCAAGAGCTTGGCAAGGCGGTTCCGACGGTGCTTGGAGTCAATCGGCCCGTTGGCAGGATGACGCGGCAACCACCTACAACAGCAACGCCTACTTCGGGCCTGAGAATTCAGTGAAGCGCACCATCACCGTAGACTCGAATGTTAACGTCAACGAATTAACCCTTGATAGCGAAGCAGGCTATCAGTTTGAGGGAAGCGGAACACTCACCTTGGGTGATGGGTCGACTCCGGCAAAGGTGGACACTCGCAGCGGGACTCACACGATCACAGCTTCGACATCGCTCGCCGGCGATACAGAATTCCAGGCCGTCGATGGAGCAAAGTTAGTGATTGATGGTTCACTTGCGTTGAACGGTTCAACCCTAACGAAAACTGGTTCAGGGCAGCTTCAACTTGCCGACGGCTTCGACATGGGAGCTGGCACTTTGGCTGTTGAGGCGAGCCTCACGCCATCGGTATCGATTGGTGAAAACGCTACCTTGGACGGCACACTCGAGGTCAATCTTGCCGCGGGTCAACAGGCCCATTGGGGAAGCGTTTATACGGTGGCGAGGTTCACGTCCCCAGGGCAAGACTTCAACAGTGTCGATCTTCCGGAGCTGGGCGAAGAGACACTCGCTTGGGAGTTTCATCCCAGTTCACGCGATGTCATCGTCGAAGTGGTGAATCTGGTCGACTTTAAGCGCGATAGCCGCATTGATGGCCAAGACCGTGATCAATGGCTCGCCGATTACGGTTTTGGTACCGGCTCCGACGCGGACCAGGATGGAGTTGCCTCCGGGAGCGATTTTCTCACTTGGCAACGCAAAGTGGATTCGACCTCGCAATCCAACACACTCGAACTCGTCGTCGATCCAACAACCGGAGATGCTGAAATCCGAAACACGACGGGCCTCGATTTCGTGATTGACTCTTACTCGATCAGCTCAGAGTCTGGCTCTTTGCTTACTAGCTGGAACAGTCTTGATGACCAAGGTGTCATTGATTGGATCGAGGCCTTTCCCAGCCCCGGTCGGGTCTCAGAGTTAAATCCGACTGGGGACTTGCTGTTGGCCGACGGCAGTACGATGTCATTGGCTGGCCTCTTCGACACCGTTGGGGGCACGCAGGACTTACAGTTCCAGTTCCGCGAGACTGCTCTCGGCACCGTCACTGGTCGCGTGGTTTACGTTGAGCTGGCGGTACCCTCTAGCTTGGCTTCGGTACCCGAGCCTAGCACACTTGCGTTACTCGTCGCGGGATCAATTGCCAGTTTCTTCGCTCGTCGCCGAACAAGCGGAGGGGCGTCATGA
- a CDS encoding sulfatase-like hydrolase/transferase, producing MMKHEINSLGILLKYSTLAWMLLLAISLPSTLLGETEPNVVLFFVDDMGWTDWQASATNPNGSPVYETPNLNALASAGVTFSNAYASAPVCSPTRASLMTGKSPAKTRITDWIGAGVSTGTRVRSPANWTQNLAASEVTLAEALKTGGYDTAFFGKWHIGQSGNPGTTPLAHGFNSNVGGTASGNPGFAGGFFAGSDGAWAGMPGLDTPGTYPSSKYLSDALAEKASDYITQSQQGGSPAPFFLTMSHYLVHTPLQAPASLVSKYQTKINTLEQQNVDLKGHNNATYAAMVEKMDESLGMLVSRLEDPNADGNTSDSIRDNTIILFTSDHGGLDTSETFATDNAPLRAGKGSLYEGGTRVPLVVSWTGNSAINSGLASTARSSSHDIYPTLLDLTGVAGDATQNANMDGTSFRAALEGGSFDRGHQFWHYPHTSPQDSGSDIVSGGSFVSSVIKDNWKLIYFYDDPHYELYDLSSDLGESDSVLLANPQVANDLSAALRQHLVGINAQMPIDINTNNPVDAPPALDLNLAGPMFLERFNETVDYQVAGVGNTKWDGLLNPNASTSLASTSGSETLAISSNGRFVANNFNSSFLYKKVSGDFSAVMEIADMDSQNFNVLAMLVADPDSLDQDFLWIGQQDRTGENDFAQSRNIDDGVRLEEVNQLGDYRYYRLTREGDTFLAFVSNDGAVWSEYTTFVRSDLPDEILLGITQGSFSANVANAQVASFAIDLELPGDFNADGTVNQSDLSTWQTNYGLATGAEQSDGDANLDNEIDSSDFLLWQSSFTAIGNTSAVPEPTAAASGVALLWSLLSVRQRGDKRN from the coding sequence ATGATGAAGCATGAGATTAATAGCCTCGGAATCTTGCTGAAGTATTCAACACTCGCTTGGATGCTTCTGCTTGCTATTAGCTTGCCGTCAACGTTGCTTGGGGAAACGGAACCTAATGTTGTTCTTTTCTTCGTCGACGACATGGGCTGGACGGACTGGCAGGCGTCGGCCACGAATCCCAACGGCAGCCCCGTCTACGAAACGCCCAACTTGAACGCTTTGGCCAGTGCCGGCGTCACATTTTCCAACGCCTACGCTTCGGCCCCAGTTTGCTCGCCAACCCGTGCCTCACTGATGACGGGTAAGAGCCCCGCCAAGACACGCATTACCGATTGGATAGGAGCGGGCGTTTCCACAGGAACAAGAGTGCGCTCTCCCGCTAATTGGACGCAGAATCTTGCGGCCTCGGAAGTAACACTCGCCGAGGCTCTGAAAACAGGCGGCTACGATACGGCGTTCTTTGGCAAGTGGCACATCGGTCAATCCGGCAACCCTGGAACGACACCGCTCGCCCACGGATTTAACTCAAACGTTGGCGGAACCGCCTCTGGGAATCCCGGTTTTGCCGGTGGATTCTTCGCGGGTTCCGACGGTGCGTGGGCAGGGATGCCGGGCCTCGACACGCCGGGCACATACCCTTCTTCGAAGTATCTCTCCGACGCGCTTGCGGAGAAGGCCAGCGACTACATCACCCAATCACAGCAGGGTGGCTCCCCTGCTCCCTTTTTTCTGACGATGTCACATTATCTGGTGCATACGCCATTACAGGCGCCGGCTTCACTTGTCAGCAAGTACCAGACGAAGATCAACACGCTTGAACAGCAAAACGTCGATCTCAAAGGCCACAACAACGCAACTTACGCGGCGATGGTTGAGAAGATGGACGAGTCGCTGGGGATGCTTGTCAGTCGTTTGGAAGACCCGAATGCCGATGGCAACACCTCGGACAGCATTCGGGATAACACAATCATCTTGTTCACTTCCGATCACGGTGGGCTCGACACTTCTGAGACCTTCGCCACGGACAATGCACCCTTGAGGGCAGGAAAAGGAAGTCTTTACGAAGGCGGTACGCGGGTCCCCTTGGTTGTTAGTTGGACCGGCAACTCGGCGATCAACTCAGGGCTGGCGTCGACTGCTCGCAGTTCTTCTCACGACATTTACCCCACACTGCTCGATCTCACCGGGGTTGCTGGAGACGCGACGCAAAACGCGAATATGGACGGAACTAGCTTCCGAGCCGCCCTGGAAGGTGGCAGTTTTGATCGCGGACACCAGTTTTGGCACTATCCGCACACCAGTCCACAAGACTCAGGAAGCGACATCGTCAGCGGTGGTAGCTTCGTCAGTTCGGTGATCAAAGACAATTGGAAGCTCATTTACTTCTACGATGATCCGCACTACGAACTTTACGATTTATCCAGCGACCTAGGCGAAAGCGATAGTGTCTTACTGGCCAACCCCCAAGTGGCAAACGATCTGAGTGCCGCACTGCGGCAGCACTTGGTAGGCATCAATGCTCAGATGCCGATCGACATCAACACGAACAACCCCGTGGATGCTCCCCCGGCACTCGATCTCAATTTGGCTGGCCCCATGTTCCTCGAGCGTTTCAATGAGACGGTCGACTATCAAGTGGCTGGTGTGGGCAACACGAAGTGGGACGGCCTACTCAATCCCAACGCATCAACCAGCCTCGCCAGTACCTCTGGTAGCGAGACGCTCGCTATCAGCAGTAATGGCCGTTTTGTCGCCAACAACTTCAATTCGTCTTTCCTCTACAAGAAAGTTAGCGGCGATTTTTCAGCGGTCATGGAGATAGCCGACATGGATAGTCAGAATTTCAACGTCCTGGCCATGCTGGTAGCCGATCCTGACTCGCTGGATCAAGACTTTCTGTGGATCGGACAACAAGATCGCACGGGAGAGAACGACTTCGCCCAGTCACGCAACATCGATGATGGGGTGCGCCTCGAAGAAGTCAATCAACTGGGCGACTATCGGTACTACCGACTAACCCGCGAGGGAGATACCTTTTTGGCGTTTGTTTCGAACGACGGAGCCGTTTGGTCCGAGTATACTACGTTCGTACGCTCGGATCTGCCCGATGAGATCCTGCTTGGGATCACGCAGGGTAGCTTTTCCGCGAATGTAGCCAATGCTCAAGTAGCCAGCTTTGCCATCGACTTGGAATTGCCTGGGGACTTCAACGCTGACGGAACCGTCAACCAATCCGACCTGTCGACATGGCAGACCAACTACGGGCTCGCGACGGGTGCGGAGCAATCCGACGGCGACGCGAACTTAGACAACGAAATCGACAGTTCAGACTTCCTGCTCTGGCAAAGTAGCTTCACGGCGATTGGTAACACCTCGGCTGTGCCAGAGCCTACAGCAGCGGCCTCTGGGGTTGCCCTTTTATGGTCGTTGTTGTCTGTGAGACAGCGAGGCGACAAGAGGAACTAA
- a CDS encoding FecR domain-containing protein → MKPRTPDNLIKLVDAQCNGQSDDAAVEQLDNWLREDTEAVNTYVDYKDMHASLQWVTAPDEAEVTADDREKAVAGMIHVSPWSRVAQGINLFSLFALAASILLVWMTFANKPALDSTASSSQIAKSQANEEPTEAEQADRVARITGLVDCQWEEGQTAFQFGSVVTPGEQVELAAGLLQLTFDSGAKVIVQGPARFVPMSSMQARLERGKLSAVVSESARGYTVMTPSAEVVDLGTEFALDVRDDGATELHVLEGEVVARQRSVGGEPHGEAIQASKLEALRFDLQVGKAERITADPGRFARQITPKLTAEELPPLPVTDSLKFWVAADLLVSRRQGYVSAWRDVCIGDNQMSNDACQFDEEAQPLWVPDAGFGRPAIRFNGKSTRLTTDEFSTGNQVTIYVACVPSDKGQINKVHGGQLLNFGGQAPTIEMSLSHDHYIYSGLWAANAFGKEITTGVLFDQQFVPGQPQVFCYRYDLDNNQAELWVNGHSSGFVPAPLKPKTTSSRTIGGHGKEENVYRFYRGDIYEVLIYDSALEEEQREAVIEYLKDRYQSDGQAQASL, encoded by the coding sequence ATGAAACCGAGAACCCCCGACAATTTGATTAAGCTGGTCGATGCCCAGTGCAACGGGCAAAGCGATGATGCCGCGGTCGAGCAGCTCGACAACTGGCTTCGAGAAGACACCGAAGCCGTAAATACTTACGTCGATTACAAGGATATGCACGCGAGCTTGCAGTGGGTTACCGCCCCTGACGAAGCCGAAGTGACAGCCGACGACCGAGAAAAGGCGGTCGCTGGGATGATTCACGTTTCTCCATGGAGTCGAGTGGCACAAGGCATCAACTTGTTCAGCCTCTTTGCATTAGCTGCTTCGATCCTACTTGTTTGGATGACGTTTGCGAACAAGCCCGCGCTTGATAGCACGGCTTCTTCCAGCCAGATTGCGAAATCGCAAGCTAACGAAGAACCGACGGAGGCTGAGCAGGCTGATCGAGTTGCTCGTATAACCGGCTTGGTAGATTGCCAGTGGGAAGAGGGCCAAACAGCTTTTCAGTTCGGAAGTGTGGTGACCCCTGGCGAGCAGGTCGAGCTTGCTGCTGGCCTCTTGCAACTAACCTTCGACAGTGGTGCCAAGGTCATTGTCCAGGGCCCGGCACGTTTCGTTCCGATGTCGAGCATGCAGGCTCGCCTAGAGCGTGGCAAGCTCTCTGCCGTGGTTTCCGAATCAGCTCGCGGCTACACCGTGATGACTCCTAGTGCCGAAGTTGTTGACCTGGGAACCGAGTTTGCCCTGGACGTCAGAGATGATGGTGCGACCGAGCTTCACGTTCTCGAAGGCGAAGTTGTCGCTAGGCAACGCAGCGTCGGAGGCGAACCGCATGGCGAGGCGATCCAAGCTAGCAAACTTGAAGCCTTACGATTTGACCTACAAGTCGGCAAAGCAGAACGGATAACCGCCGACCCCGGTCGTTTCGCCCGTCAGATCACTCCCAAGCTGACCGCCGAAGAGTTGCCTCCGCTGCCAGTGACTGACTCGCTGAAGTTTTGGGTGGCTGCCGACCTCTTGGTGAGCCGCAGGCAGGGTTATGTCAGCGCGTGGCGAGACGTATGCATTGGCGACAACCAAATGAGCAACGACGCCTGCCAATTTGACGAAGAAGCTCAACCGCTCTGGGTGCCAGACGCCGGGTTCGGTCGTCCGGCGATCCGCTTCAACGGGAAGTCGACGCGTCTGACGACTGATGAATTTTCCACTGGCAATCAAGTGACGATCTACGTGGCCTGCGTCCCGTCGGATAAGGGACAGATCAATAAGGTGCATGGGGGACAGCTTCTTAACTTCGGTGGTCAGGCTCCGACGATTGAAATGTCTTTGAGCCACGATCACTACATCTATTCCGGCCTCTGGGCCGCAAACGCGTTCGGTAAAGAAATTACGACTGGAGTGTTGTTTGACCAGCAGTTCGTTCCAGGACAGCCGCAAGTTTTCTGCTACCGTTACGACCTCGACAATAATCAAGCAGAACTATGGGTGAACGGACACAGCTCGGGCTTCGTCCCCGCCCCGCTCAAACCGAAGACGACCTCATCTCGCACTATCGGCGGGCACGGCAAGGAGGAGAACGTTTATCGTTTCTATCGGGGTGATATTTACGAAGTGCTGATTTATGACAGTGCGCTGGAGGAAGAACAACGCGAAGCGGTCATTGAGTACTTGAAGGATCGCTATCAGTCCGATGGGCAAGCCCAGGCATCGCTCTAG